The Haloarcula sp. H-GB4 genome contains a region encoding:
- a CDS encoding amidase: MPSSDEQTIHQPSQERLAELAAAAGLRLNEDEIEDYQELVNATLEDAERVAEADNPQFGVHDIKYTDRSPGYRPDATEDPYNAWITKFTVEGAESGPLSGMEIGLKDNIALAGYEMTCGSSVLEGYVPQIDATVATRLLDAGATLTGKLNMESFAWSGSSDTSDFGTVETPHAEGHLTGGSSSGSGAAPAAGDCDAALGGDQGGSIRVPSAWSGLVGLKPTTGLVPYTGIFPIDRGYDHTGPQAKTVEDAAAIMEVIAGEDLQDGLKMDPRQPRGVEADDYTGALEGDLDGVSIGVLEEGFGWESSDEEVDTAVRDAIEVLEGLGAETESVSVETHRLTVPIWTVAATQGGISLLKDEGVGTNYKGWYWDDLLEAFSKFREARAHEFPPTVKTSLLADAHLRDEYSIELYAKAKNLALDAERKYNVHLEEHDALVLPTTPMLPYERDDSLNRVDRVGRTLGNLANTGMFDLTNHPALTVPCAKPDGLPVGMMLVGSHLDETALFNIASSFEAEVDWEQR, from the coding sequence ATGCCAAGTAGCGACGAGCAAACGATTCACCAGCCTTCACAGGAACGGCTCGCAGAACTCGCTGCTGCTGCCGGACTGCGGCTAAATGAGGACGAAATTGAAGATTATCAAGAGTTAGTCAACGCGACGCTCGAAGACGCTGAACGCGTTGCCGAGGCTGACAATCCTCAATTTGGCGTTCACGACATCAAGTACACTGATAGGTCACCCGGCTATCGACCGGATGCTACTGAGGACCCCTACAACGCGTGGATTACGAAATTCACTGTTGAAGGGGCCGAAAGCGGTCCGCTTTCGGGGATGGAAATCGGGCTTAAAGACAACATTGCGCTTGCGGGATACGAAATGACATGTGGCTCGTCCGTACTTGAAGGATACGTGCCGCAGATTGACGCCACTGTGGCGACCCGTTTGTTAGATGCTGGGGCGACTCTCACAGGCAAGCTCAACATGGAGAGCTTTGCGTGGTCTGGATCCAGCGACACGAGTGATTTCGGAACCGTTGAGACACCACATGCTGAAGGGCACCTTACAGGCGGGTCATCCAGTGGCAGCGGCGCCGCGCCGGCCGCAGGTGACTGCGACGCTGCCCTCGGCGGCGACCAGGGTGGTTCGATTCGGGTTCCGAGCGCTTGGTCTGGCCTTGTCGGGCTGAAGCCAACGACAGGCCTTGTTCCGTATACCGGTATTTTCCCGATTGACCGTGGATACGATCACACGGGACCACAGGCCAAGACTGTCGAAGATGCTGCAGCTATTATGGAGGTCATTGCCGGCGAAGATCTTCAGGATGGACTGAAAATGGACCCTCGGCAGCCACGCGGTGTCGAGGCAGACGATTACACTGGGGCACTCGAGGGAGACCTCGATGGCGTGTCCATTGGCGTCCTCGAGGAAGGATTCGGTTGGGAGAGTTCAGATGAGGAAGTCGATACCGCTGTCCGAGACGCTATCGAGGTTCTCGAAGGACTCGGTGCGGAGACCGAGTCAGTGTCAGTTGAGACACATCGTCTCACCGTCCCGATCTGGACGGTCGCTGCGACCCAAGGCGGTATCAGCTTGCTAAAAGATGAGGGCGTTGGCACGAATTACAAGGGGTGGTACTGGGATGATCTGCTTGAGGCGTTCAGTAAGTTCCGCGAAGCACGTGCCCACGAGTTCCCGCCAACAGTCAAGACGTCATTACTAGCTGACGCTCACTTACGTGATGAGTACAGCATCGAACTGTACGCAAAGGCGAAGAATCTCGCATTAGATGCCGAGCGAAAGTACAACGTCCATCTGGAGGAACATGACGCGCTGGTCCTCCCGACAACCCCGATGCTCCCGTACGAGCGGGACGACAGTCTGAACCGGGTTGACCGGGTTGGCCGTACGCTTGGCAACCTGGCGAATACGGGGATGTTTGACCTGACAAACCACCCGGCTCTAACCGTTCCGTGTGCGAAGCCGGACGGACTTCCTGTGGGGATGATGCTCGTTGGGAGCCATCTCGACGAGACGGCCCTGTTCAACATCGCCAGCTCGTTCGAAGCCGAAGTCGACTGGGAGCAGCGATAA
- a CDS encoding ABC transporter substrate-binding protein has translation MADDSSDYEAPTRREYMKYGGAVVGGGLLAGCTGSGSSEPPETTTDGASDETEATDSKSTETTADTDTPTEAGAYSVTMEPMGAVEFDESPENWVSYLSTYGDMGIALGKADSLQGLWDPEGMPNVFYDALPNVDVSFEDVSPVSGNGEFDKEIFYELDADVHLFDPNWIGVLADDWGDEDIDEIATRVGPFLGNYIRRRGADWHDYQYYSLYEAFEIVADAFDERKRYETLASIHDGMQTTIGETLPPSEDRPSVGLVSVNSNFEGATFYVYPVQEGNNHKQYRDLEMRGAFDDHIEGSYGEFDYEQLLEIDPDAIVFQYGFSHVSTEEFESRMEAIREDSVGSQLSAVQNDRLYRGGTSYQGPVINLFQTEAAARQFYPEAFGEWNGIETLREDSLTLFDRQRVADIINGSL, from the coding sequence ATGGCAGACGATTCCAGCGACTACGAGGCACCGACGCGGCGTGAGTACATGAAGTACGGCGGGGCGGTCGTCGGAGGTGGACTGCTCGCGGGCTGTACCGGCAGTGGTAGCTCTGAACCGCCAGAAACGACGACGGACGGCGCTTCGGACGAGACCGAGGCGACCGACTCGAAGTCGACCGAAACGACCGCCGACACGGACACGCCAACCGAAGCCGGGGCCTACTCGGTGACGATGGAACCAATGGGAGCCGTCGAGTTCGATGAGTCGCCCGAGAACTGGGTGAGCTACCTCAGTACATACGGCGACATGGGCATCGCCTTAGGCAAGGCCGACAGCCTCCAGGGCCTGTGGGACCCCGAAGGCATGCCAAACGTGTTCTATGACGCGCTGCCGAACGTCGACGTTTCCTTCGAGGATGTCTCGCCGGTCTCCGGTAACGGCGAGTTCGACAAGGAAATATTCTACGAGTTGGATGCTGATGTCCACCTGTTCGATCCTAACTGGATCGGTGTTCTGGCCGACGACTGGGGAGACGAGGACATCGATGAAATCGCCACCCGGGTCGGTCCATTCCTCGGTAACTACATCCGAAGACGTGGCGCCGACTGGCATGACTACCAGTACTACTCGCTGTACGAGGCCTTTGAGATCGTCGCAGACGCCTTCGACGAGCGAAAGCGGTACGAAACGCTCGCGTCCATCCACGACGGCATGCAGACGACAATCGGGGAGACGCTGCCGCCGTCAGAAGACCGACCGTCTGTCGGACTCGTGTCAGTCAATTCTAACTTCGAGGGGGCCACGTTCTACGTGTATCCCGTCCAAGAGGGGAATAATCACAAGCAGTACCGCGACCTTGAGATGCGCGGAGCCTTCGACGACCACATCGAGGGGAGCTACGGCGAGTTCGACTACGAGCAACTGCTTGAGATCGACCCTGATGCTATCGTGTTCCAGTACGGCTTCTCGCACGTCTCGACCGAGGAGTTTGAGTCCCGAATGGAGGCGATTCGTGAGGATTCGGTCGGCAGTCAGTTGTCAGCGGTTCAGAACGACCGGCTCTACCGCGGTGGCACATCGTACCAGGGGCCGGTTATAAATCTCTTCCAGACGGAGGCGGCGGCAAGGCAGTTCTACCCCGAGGCCTTCGGCGAGTGGAACGGGATAGAGACGCTTCGGGAAGACTCACTCACACTGTTCGACCGCCAACGGGTTGCGGACATTATCAATGGGAGCCTCTGA
- a CDS encoding FAD-dependent oxidoreductase, whose product MGASENTAYDVVVIGGGPAGCSTAVFTAWYGPDTLVLDRGNLLSSSVRPSRTA is encoded by the coding sequence ATGGGAGCCTCTGAGAACACAGCGTACGACGTCGTTGTCATCGGTGGCGGCCCGGCGGGCTGTTCGACGGCCGTCTTCACCGCCTGGTACGGGCCCGACACGCTCGTGCTTGACCGCGGGAATCTTCTATCCAGCAGTGTGCGCCCATCGAGAACTGCCTAG
- a CDS encoding TrkH family potassium uptake protein produces MANRLGTIARDLGRMLEALAGLILVSVLIPLVWREWWVVPGMILSGLLPLLVGFGLSRAFQDADDPGRLHGMMIAASGWFFVAVFGSVPFLLIAWTARLDPSVLEIPARFTTGGTRTFSTLAAFQNPLNGFFESMSGFTGTGLTMTDNEAALPHTLQWWRSFIEWVGGVGVIVLTTAILARPGSGSLTLYESEARSEKIHPSIVSTVRTIWWIFLLFTFFSILLLWLAGMPMWDAINHAMTGLATGGFSITDNSIGTYNSVAIDFALIPIMILGSIAFPIHYLILRGDLRNLYRDLQTRWVFIFFGLGTLILTALLFDQGFYQTETMTVAGIVLHGRAATLFQTFRFAIFQFVSAASCTGFQTAGSLGPGWSAPAQLTVAFGMIVGAAAGSTVGGIKLIRLLTLGKGILFRIRDVFYPSTAVRTFRLDDRTLSDDEAAQEFEEAAIITFLWILFLGVAAFVFMIALPMGPEGYTLENVLFEVASAQGNVGLSSGITGPGMPTVTKVMFLFNMWIGRLEIIPVLVLLRSLFVSMEGYD; encoded by the coding sequence ATGGCTAATCGTCTTGGGACAATTGCTCGCGACCTCGGGCGGATGCTCGAGGCGCTAGCAGGTCTTATTCTCGTCTCCGTTCTTATTCCGCTCGTCTGGCGAGAGTGGTGGGTTGTTCCTGGAATGATCCTTTCAGGACTGCTCCCTTTGCTAGTCGGATTCGGACTTTCGCGGGCCTTTCAGGACGCAGATGATCCTGGTCGATTGCATGGGATGATGATCGCCGCCTCTGGGTGGTTCTTCGTCGCAGTCTTCGGCTCTGTCCCATTCCTGCTTATTGCCTGGACGGCACGACTTGATCCCTCAGTTCTCGAAATTCCGGCCCGGTTCACGACCGGAGGAACTAGGACGTTCAGTACACTCGCTGCGTTCCAGAATCCCCTCAACGGGTTCTTCGAGAGCATGAGCGGGTTTACCGGCACGGGACTGACGATGACCGATAACGAGGCGGCGCTTCCACACACGCTCCAGTGGTGGCGTTCATTCATCGAATGGGTTGGTGGCGTCGGAGTCATCGTGCTCACGACCGCTATTCTCGCACGCCCGGGGAGTGGGTCACTTACGCTCTATGAAAGTGAAGCGCGTTCGGAGAAGATTCATCCGAGTATCGTGTCCACCGTCAGGACAATCTGGTGGATCTTCCTCCTGTTCACGTTCTTCTCGATCCTCCTCCTGTGGCTGGCTGGCATGCCGATGTGGGATGCAATCAACCATGCAATGACGGGGCTCGCAACCGGAGGGTTTTCGATTACGGATAATTCGATAGGCACGTACAACAGCGTCGCCATCGACTTCGCACTCATCCCCATCATGATTCTTGGGAGTATTGCGTTCCCGATTCATTATTTAATTCTACGCGGAGACCTCCGGAACCTCTACAGAGACCTCCAGACGCGGTGGGTCTTCATTTTCTTCGGCCTTGGGACGTTGATTTTGACTGCCTTACTGTTTGATCAGGGATTCTACCAGACAGAGACGATGACCGTTGCTGGAATCGTCCTTCATGGCCGGGCAGCAACGCTCTTTCAGACGTTCCGATTTGCCATATTCCAGTTCGTCTCGGCGGCGTCCTGCACCGGGTTCCAGACTGCAGGCTCGCTCGGGCCGGGATGGTCGGCGCCTGCACAATTGACGGTCGCGTTCGGGATGATCGTCGGGGCAGCTGCCGGATCAACTGTCGGGGGTATCAAGCTCATCCGGTTGCTCACTCTCGGAAAAGGGATTCTGTTTCGTATCCGTGACGTATTCTACCCTTCAACTGCTGTTCGTACATTCCGACTGGATGATCGAACATTATCAGATGACGAAGCAGCGCAGGAGTTTGAAGAGGCCGCTATCATCACGTTCCTCTGGATCCTTTTCCTCGGCGTCGCTGCATTCGTCTTTATGATCGCCCTTCCGATGGGTCCAGAAGGCTACACTCTAGAAAACGTTCTGTTTGAGGTTGCCTCCGCGCAAGGTAACGTTGGGCTCTCGTCGGGCATCACCGGCCCGGGGATGCCGACGGTCACGAAGGTCATGTTCTTATTCAACATGTGGATCGGACGACTTGAGATAATCCCGGTTCTAGTGCTCCTGCGGAGTTTATTCGTCTCTATGGAGGGCTATGACTAA
- a CDS encoding universal stress protein: MQYAPDDILVHQTVTIGHDIAKRINNVAYQRDSVLVLLGWRGQRKRVSDYALGSNIDTVVENAECDVAVVKTDGTTDTKRVLVPTAGGANSDLAEMFAAAYTVAGAEVTLFHVATDGDFEAARSFSSTYSEDMLSSNWGSGLLAMNFSPHRGCLFCLDGIPNWPGYLFWHRLTHRACLPQQE, encoded by the coding sequence ATGCAGTACGCTCCTGATGATATCCTAGTACATCAGACTGTGACAATCGGCCATGACATCGCGAAGAGAATCAACAACGTCGCCTATCAACGCGACAGTGTCCTCGTGTTACTCGGCTGGCGAGGGCAGCGGAAACGTGTGTCCGATTATGCGCTGGGCTCAAATATCGACACCGTCGTCGAGAACGCCGAGTGTGATGTTGCTGTCGTAAAAACCGACGGGACGACAGACACCAAGCGCGTTCTCGTACCGACTGCGGGCGGTGCAAATTCGGACCTCGCAGAAATGTTTGCCGCCGCGTATACGGTTGCAGGTGCCGAAGTGACCCTGTTTCACGTCGCAACCGACGGTGATTTCGAGGCAGCTCGCTCGTTCTCGTCTACCTACTCGGAGGATATGCTCTCATCGAACTGGGGCTCTGGTCTCCTAGCTATGAATTTTTCTCCCCACAGAGGATGTCTATTTTGCCTGGATGGGATTCCTAATTGGCCTGGTTATTTGTTCTGGCACCGGCTCACCCATCGGGCTTGCCTTCCTCAACAGGAGTGA
- a CDS encoding TrkA family potassium uptake protein: MYIITVGAGDIGTPLIEIATGTGNEVVVIEKDAARADEVATEFDCLVINADATIKETLEDAGADRADALISTTDQDATNVMISLLAQELEIPSIVSVVHNPEHMNLFRQIGVNTMENPQRLIAESLFRSVDRPSIVDYMRVGDVAEVFEITVAEDAPIAGLNLVEADNEGLLDEDTLVVAIERPDSDSPITPRGQTRIEAGDLLTVYSGSGATPAVTDIFGHYEDHETNNSSGFSL; this comes from the coding sequence ATGTACATAATCACTGTCGGAGCTGGCGATATCGGAACGCCGCTCATTGAAATCGCAACCGGAACTGGAAACGAAGTTGTCGTCATCGAAAAAGACGCGGCGAGAGCGGACGAAGTCGCTACTGAGTTCGACTGCCTGGTCATCAACGCGGACGCGACGATCAAGGAGACGCTGGAGGATGCCGGAGCTGACCGGGCTGATGCGCTCATCTCAACGACGGATCAGGACGCGACCAATGTCATGATCTCATTGCTCGCACAGGAACTTGAAATCCCTAGCATCGTCTCAGTCGTCCACAACCCTGAGCACATGAACCTATTCAGGCAGATCGGCGTCAACACAATGGAGAATCCACAGCGCCTCATCGCGGAATCACTGTTCCGGTCTGTGGATCGGCCATCGATTGTTGATTACATGCGTGTCGGCGATGTTGCCGAAGTGTTCGAGATTACGGTCGCCGAGGACGCACCGATCGCCGGTCTAAACCTCGTTGAAGCGGACAACGAAGGACTGCTTGATGAGGACACACTTGTCGTAGCAATTGAACGGCCCGATTCGGATTCTCCTATTACCCCTCGGGGACAGACCCGCATCGAAGCCGGTGACTTGCTCACGGTGTATTCTGGCAGTGGCGCAACACCAGCGGTGACAGATATCTTTGGACATTACGAGGACCACGAAACGAACAATTCGAGCGGGTTCAGTTTATGA
- a CDS encoding Lrp/AsnC family transcriptional regulator encodes MSRRLDEIDKRIIYAMQEDARNISAPMVAEEMDVSPGTIRNRINQLEEVGIIKGYHADIDYERCESRMTNLFVCNTSASERENLARKALTVPGVVNVRELRTGRGNLQIKAVGEEMSDLTRIAHQLSKLGLEIEDEDLIQEEYFTPYEPFGPDGATKQGAMTDMVSLSGGAEVVDVTVSKDAPIVNTTLREANEQSLLGSEVLVIAIERGDEMITPKGDTEIRAGDLISVFARDGVPESTLESFGNTNQPMTPS; translated from the coding sequence CGACGAAATTGACAAGCGCATTATATATGCGATGCAGGAGGATGCACGGAATATCTCGGCTCCGATGGTCGCCGAGGAGATGGATGTCTCTCCGGGGACCATTCGCAATCGAATCAACCAGCTTGAAGAGGTGGGCATAATCAAAGGGTATCACGCTGACATCGACTACGAACGCTGTGAAAGTCGCATGACTAATCTATTCGTTTGTAACACTTCGGCGAGTGAGCGGGAAAATCTCGCCAGAAAGGCACTCACGGTTCCCGGAGTCGTGAACGTTCGCGAACTCAGGACGGGCCGTGGGAACCTGCAAATCAAGGCTGTGGGCGAGGAGATGAGTGACCTCACACGAATAGCCCACCAGCTCAGTAAACTCGGCCTAGAAATCGAGGACGAGGATCTGATTCAGGAGGAATATTTCACCCCCTACGAGCCGTTCGGGCCGGACGGCGCAACCAAGCAGGGTGCAATGACAGATATGGTGTCTCTCTCCGGTGGAGCCGAAGTAGTTGATGTGACCGTCAGCAAGGACGCCCCTATTGTCAACACGACACTACGAGAAGCTAACGAGCAATCGCTGCTTGGCAGTGAAGTGCTTGTTATCGCTATTGAGCGTGGAGATGAAATGATCACGCCCAAGGGTGACACGGAGATTCGTGCTGGTGATCTCATCTCCGTGTTCGCCCGGGACGGCGTGCCAGAGTCGACACTAGAATCGTTTGGCAATACGAACCAACCGATGACACCATCGTGA